One window from the genome of Vespula pensylvanica isolate Volc-1 chromosome 11, ASM1446617v1, whole genome shotgun sequence encodes:
- the LOC122633107 gene encoding facilitated trehalose transporter Tret1-like — protein MAKKIVGYSQKKLVSQNGHTIKAKRFLQYIASFSASLGALAAGMSVSWTSNAGINGANIARVYNISITGEEFSWIGSLTALGSAVSCVPIAILADIIGRKYSMLILVIPFTIGWLCIIFAKSIALFYVGRFLTGFSGGAFCVTGPMYTSEIAESEIRGRLGLYYQLFITVGSLTVKILNLGVNMFELSVISGFVPIVFGITFFFMPETPVYYLIKGNEDAARKSYIKFRGPHYDIEPELSMQKRIIEETNKHKVSFLTLLKTKACKKAILISYGLMGFQQ, from the coding sequence atggcaaaaaaaattgttggatATTCTCAAAAAAAGCTTGTTTCTCAAAATGGGCATACAATTAAAGCAAAAAGGTTTCTTCAATACATTGCAAGTTTCTCAGCGTCACTAGGAGCACTAGCAGCAGGAATGTCGGTATCATGGACTTCAAATGCTGGTATAAATGGTGCCAATATAGCAAgggtatataatatttccattaCCGGAGAAGAGTTTTCATGGATTGGATCACTCACAGCACTTGGTTCTGCAGTATCATGTGTACCAATCGCTATTCTTGCAGATATAATAGGCAGAAAGTATTCTATGCTAATACTTGTAATTCCTTTTACTATTGGCTGgctttgtattatttttgcaaaatcTATCGCTTTATTTTACGTTGGAAGGTTCTTGACAGGTTTCAGCGGTGGAGCTTTTTGTGTGACAGGTCCTATGTATACTTCAGAAATAGCTGAAAGTGAAATTCGTGGAAGATTAGGTCTATATTATCAGTTATTTATCACTGTTGGTAGTTTAACGGTAAAGATTCTAAATTTGGGTGTAAATATGTTTGAATTATCCGTTATATCTGGGTTTGTACCGATAGTCTTTGGTATAACATTCTTCTTCATGCCAGAAACTcctgtatattatttaattaaaggaAATGAAGATGCTGCtagaaaaagttatattaaatttagagGTCCTCACTATGATATAGAACCAGAATTAAGTATgcagaaaagaataatagaagAGACTAATAAACACAAAGTATCGTTTTTAACTTTATTGAAAACTAAAGCTTGTAAGAAAGCCATATTAATATCGTATGGTCTTATGGGATTTCAACAA